In Arcobacter sp. F155, the genomic window AAAGGCAACTGCATTATGTCCATACCACCACTGAACAATAGCATCATTTGTACCAGCATACATTGATACTGAGTGAATCCATGAACCATATCCAGATACAAAATAAGTTGGAACTTCCATATTATTAAATAGGTATAACATAGCTATTCCAAGGAAGGTTGCTATAAAGTACCAAATTGAAATATATAGAGTTCTCTCTCTTCTAACTCCAATTAAACCAAAAATTGATACTCCCCAAAGTACCCACCATGCAACAACTAAAATATCTAAAGGCCATTCTAATTCAGCATACTCTTTTGATGTTGTAATACCCATAAACAGAGTTACTACAGCTAAAAGAATAGTAATGAAGTAAAGTACAAAGTGTAATTTAGCTACACCCATTAAGAATGGTGATTCTTTTAAAGATACTTTTAATACTCTTTGCCCGATATAATACCAACACGCAAAGATACCACTAAGAGTAAAACCAAACGCAACACCATTTGTGTGTAAAGGTCTTAATCTACTGAAAGTACCATATTCACCTGCTAGGTTATTTAAACCTGGGAATGCAAGTTGAAACGCTAGTATAACACCAATAGTCATACCTATGATACCAAACAAAATCGTTGTCATTGTAAATAGTTTTACAATAGAGTAATCATACTCGATTTTTGTATAACTTTTCATATTTCTCCTTTATTGAAAGGATTATATTTTTAAATAGTGTCAACTTAGTGGTATATAAAATTTTTATTTATATTATAAAATTAGGATTATGGGATAAACTATTAGATTTAAAAGTAGAAAATAAGAGATTTAACTATAGTTTATTAAAAAGGTTTTGAAGTTCAGAAAAATCAAAAGGTTTTTTAAAATACCCTATTACATTAAGTTTTTTAGCTTCTAGATAATATTCTTCATCATTATCTGCTGTTATTAGTATTATTTTAGTATTTTCATTAGCTTTACGAATCTCTTTTATTAATTCAATTCCATTGATTCTAGGCATTAATACATCACTAATAACCAGTTCAGGTTCATATTTTTTGTAAAGTTCTAAGCCCTCTACCCCATCTTTAGCAACATAAACTTCTTCAAAAAAAGCACCTAACATATCTTTCATTATTTCAGAAACATCATAGTTGTCTTCAACATACAATACTTTTGTTATCATAACTACTTCCTAAAAAGATATTATTTATATTATATATTCTTATTACTTTTAAATACTTTAGCTATATGATAAAGTTATTTTAAAAATAGCTCCATCTTTATCATTTTGAGCTATTAAAGAACCTTTCATATTCTCTTCTATAACCATCTTACACA contains:
- a CDS encoding cbb3-type cytochrome c oxidase subunit I, with the protein product MKSYTKIEYDYSIVKLFTMTTILFGIIGMTIGVILAFQLAFPGLNNLAGEYGTFSRLRPLHTNGVAFGFTLSGIFACWYYIGQRVLKVSLKESPFLMGVAKLHFVLYFITILLAVVTLFMGITTSKEYAELEWPLDILVVAWWVLWGVSIFGLIGVRRERTLYISIWYFIATFLGIAMLYLFNNMEVPTYFVSGYGSWIHSVSMYAGTNDAIVQWWYGHNAVAFVFTVPIIAMIYYFLPKESGQNVYSYKLSILAFWGLLFVYLWAGGHHLIYSTVPDWMQTMGSVMSVVLILPSWGSAINMLLTMKGEWQQLQSNTLIKFMVLASTFYMLST
- a CDS encoding response regulator transcription factor gives rise to the protein MITKVLYVEDNYDVSEIMKDMLGAFFEEVYVAKDGVEGLELYKKYEPELVISDVLMPRINGIELIKEIRKANENTKIILITADNDEEYYLEAKKLNVIGYFKKPFDFSELQNLFNKL